The Oscillospiraceae bacterium genome contains a region encoding:
- the spoIIIAD gene encoding stage III sporulation protein AD: protein MEMFRIAAFVMVAVILTALLRQYLPAYAVMCLTACSVCLLAYLLGLAQPVLEWMDTLSGYLDQASFVCVLKAAGIALVAQNMQEVCKDAGMSALAGKVELAGRCLILVCALPLFEKIMGALIPFLQ from the coding sequence ATGGAGATGTTCCGAATCGCGGCGTTTGTAATGGTGGCGGTCATCCTGACCGCCCTGCTGCGCCAGTATCTGCCCGCTTATGCGGTGATGTGCCTGACCGCCTGCTCGGTGTGCCTGCTGGCCTATCTTTTGGGCCTTGCGCAGCCGGTGCTGGAATGGATGGATACCCTTTCGGGCTACCTGGATCAGGCAAGTTTTGTCTGTGTGCTGAAAGCTGCGGGCATTGCGCTGGTGGCGCAGAACATGCAGGAGGTGTGCAAGGACGCGGGAATGAGCGCCCTTGCGGGAAAAGTGGAACTGGCGGGGCGCTGCCTCATCCTGGTATGCGCGCTTCCGCTGTTCGAAAAGATTATGGGGGCGCTGATCCCGTTTTTACAATGA
- a CDS encoding alkaline-shock protein — MDVTNSAVVNGSLQISTEVIAKIARLAAMEIDGVKEVCTTSGMKSILGRPKNVAVDLLDDVAEITLHLVVYYGAKIPPVCEKVQENVKAAVQNMTQITVSRVNVVVVGVQVKAEPAEME, encoded by the coding sequence ATGGACGTTACAAATTCAGCTGTGGTGAACGGCAGCCTGCAAATTTCCACCGAGGTGATCGCCAAGATCGCCAGGCTTGCCGCCATGGAGATCGACGGGGTAAAAGAGGTGTGCACCACCTCCGGGATGAAAAGCATCCTGGGCCGCCCCAAAAATGTTGCGGTGGACCTTCTGGACGATGTGGCCGAGATCACCCTGCACCTGGTGGTATACTACGGCGCCAAGATCCCGCCCGTCTGCGAAAAGGTCCAGGAAAATGTAAAGGCGGCCGTTCAGAACATGACCCAGATCACCGTTTCCCGGGTGAATGTGGTGGTCGTTGGCGTTCAGGTAAAAGCCGAGCCGGCCGAAATGGAATAA
- the nusB gene encoding N utilization substance protein B produces MEKLSRRTARENAFLAAFAATFDDALPEDVIELLGEQGEYPVDGFGRALILGYYDHSAEIDALIRDHLKGWTLERIPRVSLAVLRLALSEILYGEEKLPGVAINEAVELTKKYGGEGDHQFVNGLLGSVVRELGLPAEPEAPAGGE; encoded by the coding sequence ATGGAAAAGTTATCCCGCCGCACCGCCCGCGAAAATGCATTTTTGGCCGCCTTCGCCGCCACCTTTGACGACGCGCTGCCCGAGGATGTGATCGAGCTGCTGGGCGAACAGGGCGAATATCCGGTCGACGGGTTCGGCCGGGCGCTGATTCTGGGGTATTACGACCACAGCGCCGAGATCGACGCACTCATCCGCGACCATTTGAAGGGCTGGACCCTCGAACGAATTCCCCGTGTGAGCCTGGCCGTGCTGCGCCTTGCCCTGAGTGAGATCCTTTATGGGGAAGAAAAGCTGCCCGGCGTTGCCATCAACGAGGCGGTGGAGCTGACCAAAAAATACGGCGGCGAGGGCGACCACCAGTTTGTAAACGGCCTTTTGGGCAGCGTGGTGCGCGAGTTGGGGCTGCCTGCCGAGCCTGAGGCCCCTGCCGGTGGGGAGTGA
- a CDS encoding O-sialoglycoprotein endopeptidase, giving the protein MLTLGIDTSNYATSLAVYDSVAREVVCDKKRFLPVKEGQLGLRQSDALFHHTAALPGLLCELAGEADLTRVEAVGVSARPRPVEGSYMPCFLAGVSAARAFCVCRGLPLVETTHQQGHVAAALYAAGDESLFEREALVFHVSGGTTDLLLCSGPGSIRCIGTSSDLYAGQAVDRIGVKLGLAFPAGAGVSELAARCGEPVMPKVSVRGTQCSLSGLENQCSRLLAEGKSPEYVCKYCLCCVAETALHMVKAALEQRPGLPVVFAGGVMSSGVIRQYVQARLPGACFVPGRFSSDNAIGAAILAAREVPHG; this is encoded by the coding sequence ATGCTCACGTTGGGAATCGATACCAGTAATTATGCAACCTCTTTGGCGGTGTACGACAGCGTTGCCAGAGAGGTTGTTTGCGATAAAAAGCGCTTTCTGCCCGTAAAAGAGGGGCAGCTGGGCCTGCGCCAGAGCGACGCGCTGTTCCACCACACCGCGGCCCTGCCGGGCTTGCTCTGCGAGCTCGCGGGGGAGGCCGATCTTACCAGGGTGGAAGCCGTGGGCGTTTCGGCCCGGCCGCGCCCGGTGGAGGGCTCCTATATGCCATGCTTCCTGGCCGGCGTATCCGCCGCCCGGGCTTTTTGTGTTTGCCGGGGGCTGCCGCTGGTGGAAACCACCCATCAACAGGGCCATGTTGCCGCCGCTTTATACGCGGCAGGGGACGAAAGCCTGTTTGAGCGCGAGGCGCTGGTGTTCCATGTGTCGGGGGGAACCACCGATCTGCTGCTGTGCAGCGGGCCCGGCAGCATCCGGTGCATCGGTACCAGCAGCGATCTGTATGCCGGCCAGGCCGTGGACCGGATCGGGGTAAAACTGGGCCTTGCGTTCCCCGCCGGGGCCGGGGTGAGCGAGCTGGCCGCCCGGTGCGGCGAGCCGGTAATGCCCAAAGTGAGCGTGCGAGGCACCCAATGCAGCCTTTCAGGGCTGGAAAACCAGTGCAGCCGCCTGCTGGCAGAGGGGAAAAGCCCGGAGTATGTTTGTAAATACTGCCTTTGCTGTGTGGCCGAAACCGCGTTGCACATGGTGAAAGCGGCGCTGGAACAGCGCCCCGGCCTGCCCGTGGTCTTTGCGGGCGGGGTAATGAGCAGCGGCGTTATTCGGCAGTATGTGCAGGCGCGGCTGCCGGGCGCCTGCTTTGTGCCCGGGCGCTTTTCCAGCGACAATGCGATCGGCGCCGCCATTTTGGCTGCAAGGGAGGTGCCCCATGGCTGA
- a CDS encoding exodeoxyribonuclease VII large subunit, producing the protein MADVITITALNRYVKSLLDSDQVLGGIALRGEVANFVHHYKSGHYYFTLRDERASVKAVMFRQDAQRLAFTPQDGMRVIVRCRVSLYEATGSFQVYVSDLFPDGVGAAQLAFEQLRARLEAEGLFRPEHKRPIPARPGCIGVVTSATGAALQDIRNVLSRRWPLAKLLLAPVNVQGELAAPEISRAIAALDGSGRADVIIVARGGGSREDLWVFNDERIARAAYACKTPLISAVGHEIDFSILDFVADLRAPTPSAAAELATPDREAELQKICSLFANIHENMQTRLDLCYNKFNTLCARQASIGPAGICGPRQHRLEALAAAARKSGRSVLAAKSARVERGAALAHSLSPYAVLGRGYALLQDETGRCLPVARLEPGQQILLLGSGARAACRVERVEHREGQKDEKAEKL; encoded by the coding sequence ATGGCTGACGTGATCACAATCACAGCGCTGAACCGATATGTAAAAAGCCTTTTGGACAGCGACCAGGTGCTGGGGGGGATTGCCCTGCGGGGCGAGGTGGCCAATTTTGTGCACCACTACAAGAGCGGCCACTATTATTTCACCCTGCGGGACGAGCGCGCCAGCGTGAAAGCGGTCATGTTCCGGCAGGACGCACAGCGGCTGGCTTTTACCCCCCAGGATGGGATGCGGGTTATCGTGCGGTGCCGCGTGAGCCTGTACGAGGCCACCGGCTCGTTCCAGGTCTATGTGAGCGACCTTTTTCCGGACGGGGTGGGCGCCGCCCAGCTGGCTTTTGAACAACTCAGGGCGCGGCTTGAGGCCGAGGGGCTGTTCCGCCCCGAGCACAAGCGCCCCATCCCCGCGCGCCCGGGCTGCATCGGGGTGGTAACAAGCGCCACCGGGGCCGCTTTGCAGGACATCCGCAATGTGCTCAGCCGCCGCTGGCCGCTGGCAAAGCTGCTTTTGGCGCCGGTAAACGTGCAGGGGGAGCTGGCCGCGCCCGAGATCAGCCGCGCGATTGCGGCGCTGGACGGCAGCGGCCGCGCCGATGTGATCATTGTGGCTAGGGGCGGCGGCTCCCGGGAGGACCTGTGGGTATTCAACGATGAGCGCATTGCCCGGGCGGCCTACGCCTGTAAAACGCCGCTGATCAGCGCGGTGGGGCACGAGATCGACTTTTCCATTTTGGATTTTGTGGCCGATCTGCGGGCGCCCACCCCCAGCGCGGCTGCCGAGCTGGCCACCCCCGACCGGGAGGCCGAGCTGCAAAAAATATGCAGTCTCTTTGCGAATATTCATGAAAATATGCAGACAAGGCTCGATTTGTGCTATAATAAATTCAATACGCTTTGCGCGCGCCAGGCCTCGATCGGCCCGGCCGGGATCTGCGGGCCGCGCCAACACCGGCTGGAAGCGCTGGCAGCGGCCGCCCGCAAAAGCGGCCGGTCGGTGCTGGCGGCAAAAAGCGCCCGGGTGGAGCGCGGGGCGGCGCTGGCTCATTCCTTAAGCCCTTACGCTGTTTTGGGCCGGGGATATGCGCTCCTGCAGGATGAAACGGGCCGCTGCCTGCCTGTTGCCCGGCTGGAGCCGGGGCAGCAGATCCTGCTGCTGGGCAGCGGCGCACGGGCTGCCTGCCGGGTGGAGCGCGTAGAGCACAGGGAGGGACAAAAAGATGAAAAAGCCGAAAAGCTTTGA
- the crtE gene encoding farnesyl-diphosphate synthase: MNYDQKYSAYLEKIEQALGECCAELLPETSRVCQAARYSLLAGGKRVRAILTLAACELLGGNEAAALRFACAVEMLHCYSLIHDDLPCMDNDDMRRGKPSCHKAFGEATALLAGDALLTEAFEAIAGAPACAETKARAALALAAGAGSKGMVWGQELDLRCEGQPVNEETLRLIHANKTGALINAAVQLGAAAALAGEPDCAALRAYALDLGLVFQIVDDVLDVTSTSEELGKPAGSDASNEKTTFATLYGSEGARELARSINENACSALRAGYGEKADFLVQLAQTLLCRRS; this comes from the coding sequence ATGAACTACGATCAGAAATACAGCGCATACCTGGAAAAGATCGAACAGGCGCTGGGCGAGTGCTGTGCCGAGCTGCTGCCCGAAACCTCGCGCGTGTGCCAGGCGGCCCGTTACAGCCTGCTGGCGGGCGGCAAGCGGGTGCGGGCGATCCTGACCCTCGCTGCCTGCGAACTGCTGGGCGGCAACGAGGCGGCGGCGCTGCGCTTTGCCTGCGCGGTGGAAATGCTGCACTGCTATTCCCTGATCCACGACGACCTGCCCTGTATGGACAACGACGATATGCGCCGCGGCAAGCCCTCCTGCCACAAGGCGTTCGGCGAGGCCACCGCGCTGCTGGCGGGCGACGCCCTGCTCACCGAGGCGTTCGAGGCCATTGCCGGCGCGCCCGCCTGCGCTGAAACCAAAGCGCGCGCCGCCCTGGCGCTCGCGGCAGGGGCCGGCAGCAAGGGCATGGTGTGGGGGCAGGAGCTGGACCTGCGCTGCGAGGGGCAGCCTGTCAACGAGGAAACGCTGCGCCTGATCCATGCAAACAAAACAGGCGCGCTGATCAATGCGGCAGTGCAGCTTGGGGCTGCCGCCGCGCTGGCCGGTGAACCGGATTGCGCGGCCCTGCGCGCCTATGCGCTGGATCTGGGGCTGGTGTTCCAGATTGTGGACGACGTGCTGGACGTGACCTCCACCAGCGAAGAGCTGGGCAAGCCTGCTGGCAGCGACGCCAGCAACGAAAAAACCACCTTTGCCACCCTGTATGGAAGCGAAGGCGCGCGGGAACTGGCCCGCAGCATCAATGAAAACGCCTGCTCGGCCCTGCGCGCCGGCTATGGCGAAAAAGCGGACTTTTTGGTACAGCTTGCCCAGACCCTGCTGTGCCGCCGCAGCTGA
- a CDS encoding membrane protein, which produces MEWLKELYSWNYLLSVSLTGWLLAQILKTIINFFLIGHFDLERMWGSGGMPSSHSATVCALVIAAGRTAGTHSATFALAFVLAIIVMYDAMGVRRETGEQAKILNRMLTDWMEAEAERTPILADKKLKEMVGHTPFEVLGGAIVGIAVGFLIPIF; this is translated from the coding sequence TTGGAATGGCTCAAAGAACTTTACAGCTGGAACTACCTGCTCTCCGTGTCGCTCACCGGCTGGCTTCTCGCACAGATCTTAAAAACCATCATCAACTTTTTTCTGATCGGTCATTTTGACCTGGAGCGCATGTGGGGCTCCGGCGGTATGCCCAGCTCCCATTCGGCCACCGTCTGCGCGCTGGTGATTGCGGCCGGGCGCACGGCGGGCACCCATTCTGCCACCTTTGCTCTGGCGTTTGTGCTGGCCATCATCGTGATGTACGACGCCATGGGCGTGCGGCGTGAAACCGGGGAACAGGCGAAGATATTGAATCGCATGCTGACCGACTGGATGGAGGCGGAAGCCGAGCGGACCCCCATCCTTGCGGACAAAAAGCTCAAAGAAATGGTGGGTCACACACCGTTTGAGGTTCTGGGCGGCGCCATTGTGGGCATCGCGGTGGGCTTTTTGATCCCCATATTCTGA
- the dxs gene encoding 1-deoxy-D-xylulose-5-phosphate synthase, translating to MAYPLLEQIGSAQDLKRLETAQLEPLCAELREFLIESVSKTGGHLSSNLGTIELTVALHRAFTTPQDKLVFDVGHQCYTHKILTGRRAGFDRLRMLGGLSGFPCPAESEHDAFVAGHGNTAISVAIGMARAKKLKNEPGKVIALVGDGAFTGGMVYEGMNNIDTLNNLIVILNDNKMSISKNVGSLARYLTQLRTKPEYSRAKAGLETVLAAIPLLGTPFVKLLQSGKALLRRGIYHSTMFEEMGFQYLGPVDGHDVLRLTEMFTNLRDQYAPVFVHAVTVKGKGFKPAEENPGEFHGVSSFDPSHLTDPDVAPDASFSTHFGNELVELAKENKELCAITAAMKYGTGLQFFYRRFPERFFDVGMAEQHAVTFAAGLASQGLLPVVSIYSTFLQRAYDQIIHDVKLMNLNLLFAVDRAGLVPGDGETHQGVYDPAFFSQIGLPVWSPCNYAELSYWLRMLVERGGGPRALRYPRGAEAPSLAALGCTGKPFDVYSAGKADLALVSYGALTEEVLAAADLLRAGGRGVDVYKLVQIFPLPDELPAALAGYNTVAFAEECVAVGGIGEHLRTALAGCGWAGNYVHKAIRRDQKLLHATVPEMRQALGLDRDALAAAVEGKNA from the coding sequence ATGGCATATCCGCTTTTGGAGCAGATCGGCAGCGCACAGGATCTGAAGCGCCTGGAAACGGCGCAGCTGGAACCTTTGTGCGCCGAGCTGCGGGAATTTTTGATCGAGAGCGTGTCCAAAACAGGGGGGCATCTCTCCTCGAATCTGGGCACGATCGAACTGACCGTGGCTCTGCACCGGGCGTTCACCACCCCGCAGGACAAGCTGGTGTTCGATGTGGGGCACCAGTGCTATACCCATAAAATCCTGACCGGCCGCCGGGCCGGCTTTGACCGCCTGCGCATGCTGGGCGGGCTTTCGGGCTTTCCATGCCCCGCGGAAAGCGAGCATGACGCATTTGTGGCCGGCCATGGCAACACGGCCATTTCGGTGGCAATTGGTATGGCCCGGGCAAAAAAGTTGAAAAACGAGCCGGGAAAGGTGATCGCGCTGGTGGGCGACGGGGCTTTTACGGGCGGCATGGTGTACGAGGGGATGAACAACATCGATACCCTCAATAACCTCATCGTGATCCTGAACGACAACAAAATGTCCATCTCAAAAAATGTGGGCTCGCTGGCACGGTATCTGACCCAGCTGCGCACAAAACCCGAGTATTCCCGGGCCAAAGCCGGGCTTGAAACCGTGCTGGCGGCGATTCCGCTGCTGGGAACGCCCTTTGTAAAGCTGCTTCAAAGCGGCAAGGCATTGCTGCGGCGGGGGATCTATCACTCCACCATGTTTGAGGAAATGGGCTTTCAGTACCTTGGCCCGGTGGATGGCCATGATGTGCTGCGCCTGACCGAAATGTTTACCAACCTGCGGGACCAGTACGCGCCGGTTTTTGTGCACGCGGTAACTGTAAAGGGAAAAGGCTTTAAACCCGCCGAGGAAAATCCCGGTGAGTTCCACGGGGTGTCCTCGTTTGATCCCAGCCACCTCACCGATCCGGACGTGGCGCCGGACGCCAGCTTCTCGACCCATTTTGGCAACGAACTGGTGGAGCTGGCCAAAGAGAATAAGGAATTGTGCGCCATCACCGCCGCCATGAAGTACGGCACCGGCCTGCAATTTTTCTATCGCCGGTTTCCCGAGCGCTTTTTCGATGTGGGCATGGCGGAGCAGCATGCGGTCACGTTTGCCGCCGGGCTTGCAAGCCAGGGGCTGCTGCCGGTGGTGAGCATCTATTCCACCTTCCTGCAGCGCGCCTATGACCAGATCATCCACGACGTAAAGCTGATGAACCTGAACCTGCTGTTCGCGGTGGACCGCGCCGGGCTGGTACCGGGCGACGGCGAAACCCACCAGGGGGTTTACGATCCCGCGTTTTTCAGCCAGATCGGCCTGCCGGTCTGGTCGCCCTGCAACTATGCCGAGCTCTCTTACTGGCTGCGGATGCTGGTGGAGCGGGGCGGCGGGCCGCGGGCCCTTCGCTACCCCCGCGGCGCCGAAGCGCCCAGCCTTGCCGCGCTGGGATGCACCGGCAAGCCCTTTGACGTGTATTCCGCCGGCAAAGCGGACCTGGCCCTGGTGAGCTACGGCGCGCTGACCGAAGAAGTGCTGGCCGCTGCCGATCTTTTGCGGGCGGGGGGCCGCGGGGTGGACGTGTACAAGCTGGTGCAGATTTTCCCCCTGCCGGACGAGCTGCCCGCCGCGCTGGCCGGTTATAATACCGTGGCCTTTGCCGAGGAATGTGTGGCCGTGGGGGGCATTGGCGAACACCTGCGCACTGCGCTGGCCGGCTGCGGCTGGGCCGGGAACTACGTTCACAAGGCCATCCGGCGGGACCAAAAGCTTTTGCATGCCACGGTTCCGGAAATGCGGCAGGCCCTTGGGCTGGACCGGGATGCCCTTGCGGCGGCAGTGGAGGGGAAGAACGCTTGA
- a CDS encoding TlyA family rRNA (cytidine-2'-O)-methyltransferase codes for MKIRLDQYLCQNGMVQSRERAKALIMSGIVFVNEQKADKAGDMIDPGARVEIRGHDIGYVSRGGLKLEKAMQAFPLTPGGKVCMDIGASTGGFTDCMLQNGAVKVYAVDVGYGQLAWKLRTDERVVNMERTNIRHVTSDMLAEPVEFFSVDVSFISLKHIFPVAGAVCAPGAAGVCLVKPQFEAGREKVGKKGVVREAGTHKEVLLAAAGYAVQNGFSVCGLDYSPIKGPEGNIEFLMFVRKSDPPAPLPEAEAERVVQAAHSALDA; via the coding sequence TTGAAGATACGTTTGGATCAATATTTATGCCAGAATGGCATGGTACAGAGCCGTGAGCGGGCCAAGGCCCTGATCATGAGCGGCATTGTGTTTGTAAACGAACAAAAGGCCGATAAGGCGGGCGATATGATCGACCCGGGCGCCCGGGTCGAGATCCGCGGGCACGACATCGGCTATGTGAGCCGGGGCGGCCTGAAGCTGGAAAAGGCCATGCAGGCGTTCCCGCTCACGCCGGGCGGCAAGGTGTGCATGGACATCGGCGCCTCCACCGGCGGTTTTACCGACTGCATGCTGCAAAACGGCGCGGTAAAGGTGTATGCGGTGGACGTGGGGTATGGCCAACTCGCCTGGAAACTGCGCACCGATGAGCGGGTGGTGAACATGGAGCGCACGAACATCCGCCATGTCACGTCGGACATGCTGGCCGAGCCGGTCGAATTTTTCAGCGTGGATGTGTCATTCATTTCCCTCAAGCATATTTTCCCGGTGGCCGGGGCGGTGTGTGCGCCCGGAGCCGCGGGCGTATGCCTGGTGAAACCGCAGTTCGAGGCGGGCCGCGAAAAGGTGGGCAAAAAGGGCGTGGTGCGCGAGGCCGGCACCCACAAAGAGGTGCTTCTGGCCGCCGCGGGGTACGCGGTGCAGAACGGCTTCTCGGTGTGCGGGCTGGACTATTCGCCCATCAAAGGGCCGGAAGGGAACATTGAGTTTTTGATGTTTGTGCGCAAAAGCGACCCGCCGGCCCCTCTGCCCGAAGCCGAGGCGGAGCGGGTGGTTCAGGCGGCGCACAGTGCTCTGGACGCCTGA
- the nadK gene encoding NAD kinase, with amino-acid sequence MTVYLVHNPSKPEATGLCVQAAGILAAAGAQVLLPPELEPQCPLPGARFLPQPQALELAGALVTVGGDGTILHAAKACFALERPLLGINLGRTGFLATCEVDEMQEKLTLLAQGKFGLDPRALLKATVAGDEAHPQTALNDVVIYKGRQVQTIDFDIFCDDILVNHVRSDGVIVATPTGSTAYSLSAGGPILDAHVRGIVVTPICAHSLHSPSIVFAADRRITIRVDSAARDHALLSSDGEQERALQQGGAVQVELLDRCVKLITFNPADQFDAIDKKLRGR; translated from the coding sequence GTGACGGTCTATCTTGTGCACAATCCTTCAAAACCAGAGGCCACCGGGCTTTGTGTTCAAGCGGCCGGGATCCTGGCCGCCGCAGGGGCACAGGTCCTGCTGCCCCCGGAGCTGGAACCCCAGTGCCCGCTTCCGGGCGCGCGCTTTTTGCCCCAGCCGCAGGCATTGGAGCTTGCCGGGGCGCTGGTTACAGTGGGGGGCGACGGCACCATCCTGCACGCGGCCAAAGCCTGCTTTGCGCTGGAGCGGCCCCTGCTTGGCATCAACCTGGGCCGCACCGGCTTTTTGGCCACTTGTGAGGTGGATGAGATGCAGGAGAAGCTCACCCTGTTGGCGCAGGGCAAATTCGGGCTGGATCCGCGCGCCCTTTTAAAGGCCACGGTGGCAGGCGACGAGGCGCATCCGCAGACCGCTTTGAACGATGTGGTGATTTACAAGGGCCGGCAGGTACAGACCATTGATTTTGATATTTTTTGCGACGACATCCTGGTCAACCATGTGCGCAGCGACGGGGTGATTGTGGCTACCCCCACAGGGTCCACAGCCTACTCGCTCTCCGCCGGCGGGCCTATTCTGGACGCTCACGTGCGGGGCATCGTGGTCACGCCCATCTGCGCCCACAGCCTGCACAGCCCCTCGATCGTGTTTGCGGCGGACCGGCGCATCACCATTCGGGTGGATTCGGCCGCCCGGGATCACGCGCTGCTCAGCAGCGACGGCGAACAGGAGCGGGCGCTGCAGCAGGGCGGCGCAGTGCAGGTGGAGCTGCTGGACAGATGTGTAAAGCTTATAACCTTTAACCCTGCCGATCAATTTGACGCGATCGACAAAAAGCTGCGCGGGAGGTAA
- the argR gene encoding arginine repressor has translation MKNERHAKILELIEQYAIDRQEDLLEHLNQAGFKVTQATVSRDIRQLHLVKAAAGGGKYRYVPAMAAGGQAMHSQSRFETIFRESVLKVDYAGHMVVVKCFSGMANAACELFDSMQWEYEVVGTLSGDDTFLILMRTEGQAAAICGALGRYVANG, from the coding sequence TTGAAAAACGAACGCCATGCCAAAATATTAGAGCTGATCGAGCAATACGCCATCGACCGGCAGGAGGATCTGCTGGAGCATCTGAACCAGGCCGGCTTTAAGGTGACCCAGGCCACGGTGTCCCGGGATATCCGGCAGCTTCACCTGGTCAAAGCAGCCGCGGGCGGCGGCAAATACCGCTATGTGCCCGCCATGGCCGCGGGCGGGCAGGCGATGCACTCCCAAAGCCGGTTTGAAACGATCTTCCGGGAGTCGGTGCTGAAGGTGGATTATGCCGGCCACATGGTGGTGGTCAAGTGCTTTTCCGGCATGGCGAACGCCGCGTGCGAGCTGTTTGACTCCATGCAATGGGAATACGAGGTGGTGGGCACCCTTTCGGGCGACGATACCTTTTTGATCCTGATGCGCACCGAGGGGCAGGCGGCGGCCATTTGCGGGGCGCTGGGCCGCTATGTGGCAAACGGGTAA